A section of the Buteo buteo chromosome 27, bButBut1.hap1.1, whole genome shotgun sequence genome encodes:
- the IQCE gene encoding IQ domain-containing protein E isoform X5 gives MKLKKKIFHKPPKSPKSPYSSSTQLYPKKPAVWRSLQGTGSAHLENAAVKNPRQMWLGSLKQGMSHPLKSDAGMGHMRTNISSSTPEYLKEALGMKKPKHSRSSNNGYIPGTPDYKEKEDMYDEIIELKKTIQAQKNEGDRMKTKLRRLEEENYRKDKQIEQLLDPSRGSELARALSEKMTDNGWVVSGLKQKILKLEQQCKEKDNTINKFQADVKTTNLEEMRIAMETYYEEVHRLQLLLAKSETMRKNTEGRDTQKRLKALNAAVLRLSRNIKELQNENRRLKEDLDHVLSSSPPSNKTKNLLLYLDYSEWSRQRLVRRISELEKKVCAMENTRVSSADSESSQLLAVSSLPSVDLDHPASQPVDRVEECRRLQGLVKKLKSDRKALQNLLLNKESGIKQLLQAKAEVELELQKWQNKVEEKSTEEQTLSEEIQNLTQKVGKLESKLEQEKSQIAEDTMEKLNKSSPVCTVKGEEDHRKEQAAKIIQRQWKMYRNKKEEIALDEAVVTLQAAFRGHLARQKLLLNNRMHDAKSHKNSCMSSTSTSLSLSSDCKEKDEIVTFIQSIFRAHLARTVLLEESTSFCRPSVSSAPSEKADSAVYITEKKPVSAVLQRPPSIFMSPLPARSSEKQSQPILPLSVDEAHSDDSDDIVIVSPLLQMKKNYTHF, from the exons ATG aaattaaagaagaaaatctttcacAAGCCTCCAAAGTCACCGA AGTCTCCATACAGTTCTAGCACACAACTGTATCCTAAAAAACCTGCAGTTTGGCGATCTCTGCAGGGAACAGGCAGTGCACATCTTGAGAATGCAGCTGTAAAAAACCCAAGGCAGATGTGGCTGGGATCACTGAAACAAG GAATGAGCCATCCTCTGAAATCAGATGCTGGCATGGGGCATATGCGAACTAACATTTCTAGTAGCACTCCAGAATATTTGAAGGAAGCTCTAGGAATGAAGAAGCCAAAACACTCTCGTTCTTCTAATAATG GCTACATTCCTGGAACTCCTgactacaaagaaaaagaagatatgtATGATGAAATTATAGAACTGAAAAAG ACAATACAAGCTCAGAAAAATGAGGGAGATCGAATGAAAACTAAGCTCCGTCGACTAGAAGAAGAGAACTATAGAAAGGATAAACAGATTGAACAACTGTTGGATCCTTCCAGG GGCTCTGAGCTGGCACGAGCTTTGTCAGAAAAGATGACTGATAATGGATGG GTGGTTAGTGGATTAAAGCAGAAGATTCTCAAGCTAGAACAACAGTGCAAGGAGAAAGACAACACTATTAA CAAATTCCAGGCAGACGTGAAGACCACTAATTTGGAAGAAATGAGGATAGCTATGGAAACCTACTATGAAGAG GTTCATcgtctccagctcctcctggcaaAATCTGAGACTATGAGGAAGAA TACAGAGGGCAGAGATACCCAAAAACGACTAAAGGCACTGAATGCTGCTGTCCTAAGATTATCCAGGAACATCAAGGAATTGCAGAATGAGAATCGGAGGCTGAAGGAAGATCTAGATCATGTACTGAGCAGTTCTCCTCCttccaataaaacaaaaa ATTTGTTATTGTATTTAGATTACAGCGAGTGGAGCAGACAGAGGCTGGTGAGGCGGATTTCGGAACTAGAAAAA AAAGTATGTGCCATGGAGAACACCAGGGTGTCATCAGCAGATAGTGAGTCATCACAGTTACTTGCTGTGTCATCTTTGCCTTCTGTAGACCTGGATCATCCAGCCTCTCAACCGGTAGACCGTGTTGAGGAATGTCGTCGCCTCCAAGGGCTAGTGAAGAAACTGAAGAGTGATAGGAAGGCACTTCAAAATCTCCTACTCAATAAAGA ATCAGGTATCAAGCAGTTACTGCAGGCTAAGGCTGAagtggagctggagctgcagaagTGGCAGAATAAGGTGGAAGAAAAGAGTACAGAAGAGCAGACTTTAAG TGAGGAAATCCAGAACCTGACACAGAAAGTAGGGAAACTGGAGTCAAAATTGGAGCAAGAGAAGAGTCAAATAGCAGAAGATACAATGGAAAAGCTTAATAAG TCTTCACCAGTCTGCACAGTTAAAGGCGAAGAAGATCACAGGAAGGAACAAGCAGCCAAAATCATCCAGAGACAGTGGAAGATGTACCGAAATAAG aaagaagaaattgctCTGGATGAG GCAGTTGTTACGCTTCAGGCAGCTTTCAGAGGACATTTAGCTCGACAGAAACTGTTACTGAATAACAGGATGCATGATGCAAAATCTCACAAG AACTCCTGCATGTCTTCCACGTCAACCTCCTTGAGCTTGTCTTCTGATTGCAAGGAGAAAGATGAGATTGTGACATTTATCCAGTCCATTTTCAGGGCTCACTTAGCACGTACAGTACTGCTTGAGGAGAG TACGTCTTTTTGCAGGCCCTCTGTGTCCAGTGCACCAAGTGAGAAAGCAGATTCTGCAGTTTACATTACAGAGAAGAAACCGGTCTCAGCAGTGCTCCAGAGACCTCCTTCAATCTTCATGTCGCCTCTTCCTG